One window of the Pan troglodytes isolate AG18354 chromosome 12, NHGRI_mPanTro3-v2.0_pri, whole genome shotgun sequence genome contains the following:
- the LOC101058926 gene encoding MAL-like protein, which translates to MYFSLTLFLISLVFLLSSLFGFYKRFESWRVLPVPRDHWHSVHECCFLQVHVMIMSEAQDLRNYCINTAALFFAFVTMLFYILHAFSIYYH; encoded by the exons ATGTATTTCTCACTCACCTTGTTTCTCATCTCCCTGGTGTTCCTGTTGTCTTCCTTGTTTGGATTTTACAAAAGATTTGAATCCTGGAGAGTTCTG CCTGTACCACGGGACCACTGGCATTCTGTACATGAGTGCTGCTTCCTACAAGTACATGTCATGATCATGTCTGAGGCCCAGGACCTGAGAAACTACTGCATTAACACGGCAGCCTTG TTCTTCGCCTTCGTCACCATGCTGTTCTACATTCTCCATGCCTTCAGCATCTATTACCACTGA